A window of the Marinitoga hydrogenitolerans DSM 16785 genome harbors these coding sequences:
- a CDS encoding transposase: LDTVKAYSLILELKKIFDYKKPAYASKFFKKWYDKALKSNIPEMKKAAKSLYKHINGILMHLKTGLTNAKIEGMNSKLRTFTKRAYGFKSFKYLSITIFLALGKLPFS, from the coding sequence CTTGATACAGTAAAAGCATATTCATTAATTCTGGAATTAAAAAAAATATTTGATTATAAAAAACCAGCATATGCATCAAAATTCTTTAAAAAATGGTATGACAAAGCGTTAAAATCAAATATACCAGAAATGAAAAAAGCAGCTAAGAGTTTATATAAACATATAAATGGTATTCTTATGCATTTAAAAACAGGATTAACCAATGCTAAAATTGAAGGCATGAATTCAAAACTTAGAACTTTTACCAAAAGAGCTTATGGTTTTAAGTCTTTTAAATATTTATCCATTACTATTTTTTTGGCTTTAGGTAAATTGCCTTTTTCCTAA